Proteins encoded together in one Mercenaria mercenaria strain notata chromosome 18, MADL_Memer_1, whole genome shotgun sequence window:
- the LOC123538204 gene encoding uncharacterized protein LOC123538204, with product MPLHIKAYPKRLLHLVSEDKSNHIEAYPERLLPMNFFIRAAAGVIVTPRAAMGQAKHFMRLFYFILTILIFQCRQSEVGTSKPKESSTIENKVSGKHKPTTTSKTSQEMEMKTVSSSLVTKTIDETTIRNKKVAHGEQTTSGIDMESTTKGMVTNLLKDLPTQKEDMFLITETTSGRTEISSEEQPAPFTSTSSLSTTNPNTKIGKTEKVTSISDESLKAKIRDNIDILCPTGRVCREESIGDPLSRYRHCCQECSCDTGCGHNNQTCCFANDAVNKGSIYFGPECLHVTTSNIARSERHNYISYLMEAKCPPHCSESRSGNGSCGEDTVAPWGSLYPVYSQSVGKIFKNMACAQCNDITDGVTWDALMVCNMYVQNDSFNTRLQNIDNFQSFLNGYNPEELCYINFKPPVPFSSLEKHQCLQEPIKTCSYEDFYTPESLTLSREEIIKACMSDFVSPYTMSGPYSNVFCHICNNELLKPDPRCRAFIIFPREVSNTKFTTLLDKTFLDQYTGRKIDKSKLPMACISDKECRIIHCPSGKTSDRNGDCIFPSADWNVDIYEFVLRLEPENPIPVEFIIENSQGRPSAFDMSKLISPLQSRWVIKLLSYKKSINSSTVDNFVASIRVKNVFKNPASMLKAIEKYMKKKWYLNINETRSGLLVGFSEMRRIVIENNIVAARMYEYFDEDSNLNGMKWNLIHTYLALEPSPFVIIITKMFYCHQLELYPGEFELRYGDNVLYYKDRDKYFFDGEFAIVTNEETELQNKKKTNTVWLNIDDNIDGDSGDDGGDDDYDIGDNNADFNDGDFSDDYDNDDGDFDDDDHNNDKTTTCIAEGAIELFFNE from the exons ATGCCGCTCCATATTAAAGCATATCCAAAACGTCTGCTGCACTTGGTCAGTGAAGACAAAAGTAATCATATTGAAGCATATCCAGAACGTCTGCTGCCCATG AATTTCTTTATTAGAGCAGCCGCTGGTGTGATCGTAACTCCGCGGGCGGCCATGGGACAAGCTAAACATTTCATgcgtcttttttattttattttaacaattctGATATTTCAGTGCCGACAATCAGAAGTCGGTACTTCAAAACCTAAAGAGAGTTCAACTATAGAGAATAAAGTTTCTGGAAAACACAAGCCGACAACAACTTCGAAAACATCACAAGAAATGGAAATGAAAACTGTGTCTTCATCACTCGTTACCAAAACTATCGACGAGACGACAATTAGAAACAAAAAAGTAGCACATGGAGAACAAACAACTTCTGGGATAGATATGGAAAGTACAACGAAAGGCATGGTAACCAACTTGCTGAAAGACTTACCTACACAGAAAGAGGACATGTTTTTGATAACAGAAACTACTTCCGGTCGGACTGAAATATCTAGTGAAGAGCAACCAGCTCCTTTTACTTCTACAAGTTCACTCAGCACTACTAATCCGAATACAAAAATTGGTAAAACAGAAAAAGTTACAAGCATTTCGGATGAAAGCCTGAAAGCTAAAATACGTGATAACATTGATATTTTGTGCCCAACGGGACGAGTTTGTAGAGAAGAATCGATTGGTGATCCATTATCAAGGTACAGGCATTGCTGCCAAG aatgTTCATGTGATACGGGATGTGGACACAACAATCAAACTTGCTGTTTTGCAAATGACGCCGTGAACAAAGGGTCAATTTATTTCGGACCAGAATGTCTCCACGTGACTACATCAAACATTGCCCGTTCAGAACGACACAACTACATTTCATATCTAATGGAAGCCAAATGCCCGCCGCACTGTAGTGAAAGCAGATCGGGGAATGGTTCTTGCGGAGAAGATACTGTAGCTCCTTGGGGTAGCTTGTATCCGGTATATTCTCAGTCTGTCGGCAAAATTTTCAAGAACATGGCGTGTGCCCAATGCAATGATATAACGGACGGCGTTACCTGGGATGCTTTGATGGTCTGCAATATGTATGTTCAAAATGATAGTTTTAACACAAGACTGCAGAACATTGATAATTTCCAATCATTCCTAAATGGGTATAACCCAGAAGAATTATGCTACATAAACTTTAAACCACCGGTACCATTTTCGTCTCTTGAAAAACACCAATGTCTACAAGAACCCATAAAAACATGCTCTTATGAAGACTTCTATACACCAGAAAGTCTTACCTTATCAAGAGAAGAGATTATTAAAGCATGTATGAGCGACTTTGTATCACCATATACAATGAGTGGCCCTTACAGTAATGTATTTTGTCACATTTGCAATAATGAACTTTTGAAACCAGATCCCCGCTGCAGGGCATTCATTATCTTTCCTCGCGAAGTGTCAAATACAAAGTTCACAACTCTTCTTGACAAGACGTTCTTAGATCAGTATACAGGGAGAAAAATAGACAAATCTAAACTGCCTATGGCCTGCATATCGGATAAG GAATGCCGGATCATTCACTGTCCAAGTGGAAAGACTTCAGATAGAAATGGAGACTGCATTTTTCCATCTGCTGACTGGAACGTCGATATATATGAATTTGTCTTAAGACTGGAGCCAGAAAATCCAATTCCAGTAGAATTTATAATAGAGAACAGCCAAGGAAGGCCAAGTGCTTTCGATATGTCAAAATTAATATCACCATTACAAAGTCGCTGGGTAATAAAACTCTTATCgtataaaaaatcaataaattcttCAACAGTCGACAATTTCGTCGCATCGATTCGCGTGAAAAACGTGTTTAAAAATCCAGCTAGTATGCTTAAAGCGATTGAAAAgtatatgaaaaagaaatggtATTTGAACATCAATGAAACGCGTTCCGGTCTACTTGTAGGATTTTCAGAAATGAGACGAATAGTCATTGAAAACAATATTGTCGCAGCAAGAATGTACGAATACTTTGATGAAGATTCAAACCTAAATGGAATGAAATGGAACCTGATTCACACATACCTAGCTTTGGAACCAAGTCCATTCGTAATAATAATCACCAAAATGTTTTACTGTCATCAATTAGAGCTTTACCCCGGCGAGTTTGAGCTACGCTATGGTGATAACGTGTTGTATTATAAAGACAGAGACAAATACTTCTTCGATGGCGAGTTTGCTATTGTTACAAATGAGGAAACAG aacttcaaaataaaaagaaaacgaatACTGTTTGGCTTAATATTGATGATAATATTGATGGTGACTCCGGTGATGATGGCGGTGATGATGATTATGACATCGGCGATAATAATGCCGACTTTAATGATGGCGACTTCAGCGATgattatgataatgatgatggcGACTTCGACGATGATGATCATAATAATGATA AAACAACGACATGTATAGCG